Genomic segment of Paenibacillus polymyxa:
TTACCCGTGGCAACATGCCGTAGAGAGCAGCGCTATATTGTTTCGCCTCTTCTGGAACATCTTTTTCAAGCCGATTAATATGTAGTCTACCTTTTTCAACGTTTACTCCATCAAGCGCATCGATGTTGTCACCAATCCACTGTAATCGACGGAAGCTACCATACGTGCCAACAGAGGAAGAACTTAAGCGTTATTACGAAGTAGTCTGGAAGTCGAAAAATTTCCAGGACATGTTGATTGTCAAGACACTCATGTATACCGGTATCCGCGTTAGCGAACTAATCAATATTCGGCTGACGGATATTGATTTTTATTACTGCCAAGTTCGCATTAATAATGGAAAGGGCAGCAAGGATCGCATCGTTCCATTCCCTCAGTCATTTAAAGAACTGCTGGCCATGCACGCTGACGCGATGAAGAAAAAACATGCGGTCTATTTATTTGAATCATCGTGGAAGAAAAAGTACACGGATCGGGGAATACGAAAGATTTTGGCCAGGAAGCTGAACTTGCTCAAAACCTGTCGCCACACAAGCTGCGTCATTTTCTGTTGACCTGGCTCAAAAAGCAGGGCATCGATGACGCACTCATCGGTGTACGTCAGTATTTATAGATCCTATTGCTATTGAATTTTTGAATATTATGCAATGGAGTGGGGGTTTCATCCGAATTCGGTAGGCGCATTTACGGTAACAAGGGCTATGTCCTTTATGAATTTCCCCTTGATGAACTATATTAGAACAATCTCACCAAGACCGATTTGTTTATCATTGGCGAACATGCGCATTCTAGATATCTTAGTGAAGATGCATACGAAATGTCTACAGAGCCCAAAGAACTGTATGTGGTTCCTGATGCTGGTCTAGCCATTGAATCTCTATGATAAAATGGAGTTAATTCTGTTTGATAA
This window contains:
- a CDS encoding tyrosine-type recombinase/integrase — protein: MPTEEELKRYYEVVWKSKNFQDMLIVKTLMYTGIRVSELINIRLTDIDFYYCQVRINNGKGSKDRIVPFPQSFKELLAMHADAMKKKHAVYLFESSWKKKYTDRGIRKILARKLNLLKTCRHTSCVIFC